One Nocardioidaceae bacterium SCSIO 66511 genomic window carries:
- a CDS encoding arsenic transporter yields the protein MTAIRWPHARGELVTGSLAAVAVLLVGAVSPADAVAQVRELAPVVGFLVALLVLGAACSAAGLFDALGWMLSAAAWRRPAFALPVAGGAAALTSVALSLDTTVVLLTPALAIAARRIGQGARAYEFISVRMANSASLLLPVSNLTNLLAISATGLGYLQWAWLMLPVWLCAVVLECVVVRLAFGRTVEPTRLPATPPSPPDVARTKLTRAAALVVVLVLVGFVAGSYVGIQPVWVAATGAVLLALVVVRKRPVAARTLAASAGLPFAYFVMCWGIVVAAVAQTDLVREVETRLPSGSGLGSLIGLALIAMVAANLLNNLPATLLLVPLVAPGGTVAVLAVIVGVNVGSNLTYAGSLANLLWRKVVRRLHDRDPTGDFHRLGVLSTPPLVIACTTVLWAWTSLVR from the coding sequence TTGACCGCGATCCGCTGGCCGCACGCACGTGGTGAACTCGTCACCGGAAGTCTCGCCGCCGTCGCGGTACTCCTCGTCGGTGCAGTGTCGCCCGCCGACGCCGTCGCACAGGTGCGCGAACTTGCGCCCGTCGTCGGATTCCTGGTCGCCTTGCTCGTCCTCGGCGCGGCCTGCTCTGCGGCCGGGTTGTTCGACGCACTGGGGTGGATGCTGTCGGCTGCCGCCTGGAGGCGGCCCGCGTTCGCGCTGCCCGTCGCGGGTGGTGCCGCGGCGCTGACCAGTGTGGCACTCAGCCTGGACACGACCGTCGTCCTGCTGACTCCCGCACTCGCCATCGCCGCTCGCAGGATCGGCCAAGGTGCGCGGGCGTACGAGTTCATCTCGGTACGAATGGCGAACTCCGCCTCGCTGCTCCTCCCGGTGTCGAACCTGACGAATCTGCTCGCCATCTCGGCGACCGGCCTCGGCTACCTCCAGTGGGCCTGGCTGATGCTGCCGGTCTGGCTATGTGCCGTCGTGCTCGAATGCGTTGTCGTACGCCTGGCGTTCGGCCGTACCGTCGAGCCGACCAGGCTGCCCGCGACGCCCCCGAGCCCGCCCGACGTGGCACGCACGAAGCTGACCCGCGCGGCAGCGTTGGTCGTGGTGCTGGTCCTGGTCGGGTTCGTCGCAGGGTCGTACGTGGGCATCCAACCGGTCTGGGTCGCAGCGACCGGTGCAGTCCTACTCGCGCTCGTCGTGGTGCGCAAACGTCCGGTGGCGGCGCGCACCCTCGCGGCCTCCGCGGGCCTGCCGTTCGCGTACTTCGTAATGTGCTGGGGCATCGTGGTCGCCGCGGTAGCCCAGACCGACCTCGTACGCGAGGTCGAGACGCGGCTACCGTCCGGCAGCGGGTTGGGCTCGCTCATCGGCCTCGCGCTGATCGCGATGGTGGCGGCGAACCTGCTGAACAACCTGCCGGCGACGCTGCTGCTGGTGCCGCTCGTCGCCCCGGGCGGGACGGTCGCGGTACTCGCCGTGATCGTCGGCGTCAACGTCGGTTCGAACCTGACGTACGCGGGCTCGCTGGCGAATCTGCTGTGGCGCAAGGTCGTCCGTCGACTGCATGACCGAGATCCGACCGGTGACTTCCACCGCCTCGGGGTCTTGTCGACACCGCCGCTGGTCATCGCGTGCACCACGGTCTTGTGGGCATGGACCTCGCTGGTCCGCTGA
- a CDS encoding glycoside hydrolase family 78 protein, whose protein sequence is MSLLHRPTFPLLASVAVVLGLLAPTATGRTAPTSGAGQTVTAAQATQPAFGWRPTDLTVGQRTEPADVDDVVAPLLGWQVASDRQTAYQVQVATSHRDLMSGRSRTWDSGKSVSDASTNVAYAGPKLERGERYVWRVRTWNDHGRRSSWSRTATFGTALGAEWGASEPIWLGDPDSVRWHDYTIETTFRITSQNATIVFNAQDRDNYLMWQFRGDGVDELAPHDRVDGTFRELKAVPLDIDLERDTDYRLRIEVEGDSVRTYLDDRHIDTTDGVAFTEGSIGFRTGGSERNTWDDLTVTAADGTVLYDNDFEGPTRDFVCGSVDGGRLHIGTSQNCVYGVGGNDWAFLRGDFDTANKPIAWANVYATGSSPEPGRQYVYKLWLNGRFVGLGPVRLIGGETRYDGYDVTDLVRRGRENTLGAIAWSTRDQAFQAQLVVEYADGTRQTFGTGRDWRALPGDAVYPSVGSIGTGFFTAPKENLQAAAYPVGFARPGFDDSTWPRADARPAYDELVATPTAKVTQRLEYPVEVVEKAPGHYFIDYGRTWAGGLSLDLDGEAGQVVELRFGEELSGPQQVRYAMRTGNHYQDRWTLTDKPLHLETWGMRVFRYAEVIGAPSGLSAEDFPALAQIYPMDADAARFRSSDDALNKVWRLSHDTLEALNHNLYVDSWTREREPYEADSYLQMMANFYTSSDPTLGNYSVDYLLTRRTWPTEWPMYTILAMHDSYQQTGDMAALERGYDQLVDKLPTEWVEQSTGLIRKDHGSDGCSSRTDCDIVDWPTSERDGYVYRPYNTVINAIGYRSFMDMAEIASALGKDADANSYEATATRLRAAMNERLWDDEVGAYRDGLDADGTPVEHWAVHASVFASAFGVADSERAERAADYIGSRGMQCSVYCAAFLIESLYNGDRGGLAHDLLTDTGLRSWMNMIADGSGATAEAWDASLKGNMTYSHPWAASPAYNVPQGMFGITPTTPGYATYEVRPQPAGVDWANVNVPTLKGDIGAAFHTRERRTDVAVDVPGNTAATVYVPASGPSHDIVYVDGRRVRAKREGGYLRVDSVGRGCHVLSTERRARPGHDRRLTSICR, encoded by the coding sequence ATGTCGCTCCTCCACCGGCCTACGTTCCCGCTACTCGCGTCGGTCGCCGTCGTACTCGGCCTCCTTGCGCCGACGGCGACCGGACGTACCGCCCCGACCTCCGGCGCCGGGCAGACCGTCACCGCCGCACAAGCGACGCAACCCGCCTTCGGTTGGCGACCGACGGATCTGACCGTCGGCCAGCGCACCGAGCCCGCAGACGTCGACGACGTGGTGGCCCCGCTGCTCGGATGGCAGGTGGCATCGGATCGGCAGACCGCGTACCAGGTACAGGTCGCTACAAGCCACCGTGACTTGATGTCGGGCAGGTCGCGGACGTGGGACTCGGGCAAGTCCGTGTCCGACGCCAGCACCAACGTGGCGTACGCCGGGCCGAAGCTCGAACGCGGCGAACGCTATGTGTGGCGCGTTCGTACCTGGAACGACCACGGACGACGCTCGTCGTGGTCACGGACCGCCACGTTCGGAACGGCGCTCGGCGCCGAGTGGGGTGCGAGCGAGCCGATCTGGCTGGGCGATCCCGACAGCGTGCGATGGCACGACTACACGATCGAGACCACGTTCCGGATCACCTCGCAGAACGCCACCATCGTGTTCAACGCCCAAGACCGGGACAACTACCTGATGTGGCAGTTCCGTGGCGACGGCGTGGACGAGCTCGCTCCCCACGACCGCGTCGACGGGACCTTCCGTGAGTTGAAAGCCGTCCCGCTCGACATCGACCTCGAACGCGACACCGACTACCGGCTGCGCATCGAGGTGGAAGGCGACTCGGTCCGTACGTACCTGGACGACCGGCACATCGATACGACCGACGGAGTGGCGTTCACCGAAGGCTCGATCGGCTTTCGTACCGGCGGCAGTGAACGCAACACCTGGGACGATCTGACCGTGACCGCGGCCGACGGAACGGTGCTGTACGACAATGACTTCGAGGGTCCGACCCGCGACTTCGTCTGTGGCTCCGTCGACGGAGGCCGCCTGCACATCGGTACCAGCCAGAACTGTGTCTACGGCGTCGGCGGGAACGACTGGGCGTTCCTCCGCGGAGACTTCGACACGGCCAACAAACCGATCGCCTGGGCGAACGTGTACGCCACTGGCAGCTCACCCGAGCCCGGCAGGCAGTACGTCTACAAGCTGTGGCTCAACGGACGGTTCGTCGGTCTCGGGCCCGTGCGCTTGATCGGTGGCGAGACCCGCTATGACGGGTACGACGTGACGGACCTGGTGCGCCGGGGCCGCGAGAACACCCTCGGGGCGATCGCCTGGTCTACGCGCGACCAAGCGTTCCAGGCGCAGCTGGTCGTCGAGTACGCGGACGGCACCCGGCAGACGTTCGGCACCGGCCGTGACTGGCGCGCGCTACCCGGAGACGCGGTGTACCCGTCTGTCGGCTCGATCGGCACCGGGTTCTTCACTGCGCCGAAGGAGAACCTCCAAGCGGCTGCGTACCCTGTCGGATTCGCACGACCCGGCTTCGACGACTCGACGTGGCCACGGGCGGACGCACGACCGGCGTACGACGAATTGGTCGCGACCCCTACGGCCAAGGTGACGCAACGCCTCGAGTACCCGGTGGAGGTGGTCGAGAAGGCTCCCGGGCACTACTTCATCGACTACGGCAGGACCTGGGCTGGCGGTCTCAGCCTCGACCTCGATGGCGAAGCCGGCCAGGTGGTCGAGTTGCGCTTCGGTGAGGAACTGTCCGGCCCGCAGCAGGTCCGCTATGCCATGCGTACGGGCAACCACTACCAGGACCGCTGGACGCTGACCGACAAGCCGCTGCACCTCGAGACGTGGGGTATGCGGGTCTTCCGGTACGCCGAGGTGATCGGCGCGCCGTCCGGGCTGAGCGCCGAGGACTTTCCGGCGTTGGCGCAGATCTATCCCATGGACGCGGACGCCGCGCGCTTCCGATCCTCCGACGACGCGCTGAACAAGGTCTGGCGGCTTTCGCACGACACGCTGGAGGCACTGAATCACAACCTGTACGTCGACTCGTGGACCCGCGAACGGGAGCCGTACGAGGCGGACAGTTACCTGCAGATGATGGCGAACTTCTACACGTCGTCCGACCCGACATTGGGCAACTACTCGGTCGACTACCTACTGACGCGGCGTACGTGGCCGACAGAGTGGCCGATGTACACCATCCTGGCCATGCACGACAGCTACCAGCAGACGGGCGACATGGCTGCGCTGGAGCGAGGGTACGACCAGCTCGTCGACAAGCTCCCGACCGAATGGGTCGAACAGAGCACGGGCTTGATCCGCAAAGACCACGGGTCCGACGGCTGCAGCAGCCGGACCGACTGCGACATCGTCGACTGGCCGACTTCCGAACGCGACGGATATGTGTACCGGCCGTACAACACGGTCATCAACGCAATCGGTTACCGCAGCTTCATGGACATGGCCGAGATCGCGTCCGCGCTCGGCAAGGACGCCGACGCGAATTCGTACGAGGCGACCGCGACGCGACTGCGCGCCGCGATGAATGAGCGGCTCTGGGACGATGAGGTCGGCGCGTACCGCGACGGCCTCGATGCGGACGGAACGCCGGTCGAGCACTGGGCGGTGCACGCGAGCGTCTTCGCCAGCGCATTCGGCGTCGCAGACTCGGAGCGTGCCGAGCGGGCAGCCGACTACATCGGAAGTCGCGGCATGCAGTGCAGTGTGTACTGCGCAGCGTTCCTGATCGAGTCGCTGTACAACGGCGACCGTGGCGGTCTTGCCCATGACCTGCTCACCGACACCGGGCTCCGCAGCTGGATGAACATGATCGCCGACGGTTCCGGCGCCACTGCCGAAGCGTGGGACGCGTCGCTGAAAGGCAACATGACGTACTCGCACCCATGGGCCGCGTCCCCGGCGTACAACGTGCCACAGGGGATGTTCGGCATCACGCCGACGACACCCGGCTACGCGACGTACGAGGTGCGGCCGCAACCGGCCGGCGTCGATTGGGCGAACGTGAATGTGCCGACACTCAAGGGCGACATCGGCGCGGCGTTCCACACCCGCGAGCGACGGACCGACGTCGCGGTCGACGTACCGGGCAACACCGCCGCGACCGTGTACGTGCCTGCCTCCGGCCCGAGCCACGACATCGTCTACGTCGACGGGCGGCGAGTCCGTGCGAAGCGCGAGGGCGGCTACCTTCGCGTCGACTCCGTTGGGCGAGGATGTCACGTGCTCAGCACCGAACGCCGCGCACGACCTGGACACGATCGACGCCTCACCTCGATCTGCCGCTGA
- the yaaA gene encoding peroxide stress protein YaaA: MLVLLPPSEGKTVPVRGNPLDLKRLALPELTPARERVLDALVELCESDPEAAATALDLGPTQSDAIARNAVLPSLPTARADRIYTGVLYEALDLATLDASAKRRATSRLAIASGLFGLVRTGDRIPAYRLSGDVTLPGLGPVAAVWRDALAEVVPQLVGSGLLIDLRSQTYASYFRPKGRLADRTATVRVIHEHAGVRKIVSHFNKATKGRIVRALLDSGANPRTVTALADTLRDLGWTIERDGGRLDVIVAEV; this comes from the coding sequence ATGCTCGTACTGCTGCCGCCCTCGGAAGGCAAGACAGTTCCCGTCAGAGGCAACCCGCTGGATCTGAAGCGGCTGGCTCTCCCGGAGCTGACTCCCGCTCGCGAGCGAGTGCTCGATGCGCTGGTCGAGCTGTGCGAGTCGGATCCCGAGGCGGCCGCCACCGCACTCGATCTCGGGCCGACCCAGTCCGATGCGATCGCGCGCAACGCCGTGCTGCCGTCGTTGCCGACCGCACGCGCCGACCGGATCTACACCGGGGTGCTCTACGAGGCGCTCGATCTGGCGACCCTGGACGCATCAGCCAAGCGGCGCGCCACGAGCCGGCTCGCCATCGCCAGTGGGTTGTTCGGCCTCGTACGAACCGGTGATCGGATCCCGGCGTACCGACTGTCCGGAGACGTCACCCTGCCCGGGCTGGGCCCGGTGGCTGCCGTATGGCGCGACGCGCTTGCCGAGGTGGTACCGCAACTCGTCGGCTCCGGCCTGCTCATCGATCTCCGCTCGCAGACGTACGCGAGCTACTTCCGGCCGAAGGGACGACTCGCGGATCGCACCGCGACCGTGCGGGTGATCCACGAGCACGCGGGCGTGCGCAAGATCGTCAGCCACTTCAACAAGGCGACCAAGGGCAGGATCGTACGCGCGCTGCTCGACTCGGGTGCCAACCCGCGCACTGTCACGGCGCTGGCCGACACGCTGCGCGACCTCGGCTGGACCATCGAACGTGACGGTGGTCGACTCGACGTCATCGTCGCAGAGGTATGA
- a CDS encoding pyridoxal phosphate-dependent aminotransferase, producing MSVSRVRDIPGIGVDRVGDAADEVADAGMLRLENLDTDLRPLPAALERTRQAVLEDAANSYLPFQGGVSLRRAAAAHVSRMAGRSYEAEQCLITAGGLNGILNVLLAVVEPGDEVVLCDPIYAGLVNRVRLAGGVPRFVPQRPTTHGWRTDPAELAAAVGDRTAAVLLMSPSMPTGAVLGDEHWRSLAESLERHDAWLIYDAAMERIRFDGVAPAHPAALPELADRTITVGSASKELRMIGWRVGWVVGPSQIMRDVDLVGLSNVVCQVGLAQEAVATALTAPDADADVDRAARAWAERAHLLVRELSDYPVVPPDGGWSLLIDTEAMGMPPADAARLLFEHGRVAATPMDGWGPSGARYLRLVFANEPVERLADVRQRFDTAFGR from the coding sequence ATGAGCGTCAGCCGTGTCCGCGACATCCCGGGAATCGGCGTCGACCGGGTGGGTGACGCCGCAGACGAGGTGGCCGATGCGGGCATGCTGCGACTCGAGAACCTCGACACCGACCTACGGCCGTTGCCGGCGGCTCTCGAGCGCACCCGGCAGGCGGTGCTCGAAGATGCCGCGAACAGCTATCTGCCGTTCCAAGGCGGAGTCTCGCTTCGACGGGCGGCGGCCGCACACGTCTCTCGAATGGCCGGCCGGTCCTACGAGGCGGAGCAGTGCCTCATCACCGCCGGCGGCCTCAACGGCATCCTGAACGTCCTTCTCGCCGTCGTCGAGCCAGGCGACGAGGTGGTGCTCTGCGATCCGATCTACGCGGGTCTCGTCAATCGCGTACGTCTCGCAGGTGGGGTTCCGCGGTTCGTTCCGCAACGGCCGACCACGCATGGCTGGCGTACCGATCCGGCCGAGCTCGCCGCTGCCGTCGGCGATCGCACCGCGGCCGTATTGCTGATGTCACCGTCGATGCCGACGGGCGCCGTCTTGGGCGACGAGCACTGGCGATCGCTCGCCGAGTCCTTGGAGCGACACGACGCTTGGTTGATCTATGACGCCGCCATGGAACGCATCCGGTTCGACGGCGTGGCTCCGGCACATCCGGCGGCGCTACCGGAGCTCGCCGACCGCACGATCACGGTCGGTTCGGCGTCGAAGGAGCTGCGCATGATCGGGTGGCGTGTCGGCTGGGTTGTCGGCCCTTCCCAGATCATGCGCGACGTCGATCTGGTCGGGCTGAGTAACGTCGTCTGTCAGGTCGGACTCGCGCAGGAGGCGGTGGCGACCGCGCTGACGGCGCCCGACGCTGACGCCGACGTCGACCGGGCGGCACGTGCCTGGGCCGAGCGTGCCCACCTGCTGGTACGCGAGTTGAGCGACTATCCGGTCGTACCACCCGACGGCGGCTGGTCGTTGCTGATCGACACCGAGGCGATGGGGATGCCGCCAGCAGACGCCGCGCGGCTGTTGTTCGAACACGGTCGCGTCGCCGCTACGCCGATGGACGGCTGGGGCCCGTCCGGAGCGCGCTATCTGCGGCTGGTGTTCGCAAACGAACCGGTAGAACGCTTGGCCGACGTGCGGCAGCGCTTCGATACGGCATTCGGCCGCTGA
- a CDS encoding bifunctional RNase H/acid phosphatase, translating to MQSNPRSYARVGSVMAARRVIIEADGGSRGNPGDAAYGALVRDADTGEIIAERAESIGVATNNVAEYNGLIAGLELVAEHVPEAEVEVRMDSKLVIEQMAGRWKVKHPDLRPLAVKAQGLAPFGTEWTWVPRAENTAADALLNVVLDEVQGKTPAEPTAPKPKNPLVGWRDATLGEPVTVIALRHGITPNTLEKRFCGSGGSDPGLVEEGEAQAARAAAYLSRRGGVDAIVSSPLRRTRETAQIVADTLDLPVGIEDGFAEAAFGEWDGLTFGEVKERWPAELEKWLSSTAVAPRGGEAFDAVHKRVRAARERLVEKYAGKTVVVVSHVTPIKMLVRQALDAPMPVIYRMELAPASLTTIQWWPDGTPSLRSFSYVPE from the coding sequence GTGCAGTCGAATCCTCGTTCGTACGCGCGAGTCGGGTCTGTGATGGCGGCCCGCAGGGTCATCATCGAGGCCGACGGCGGGTCTCGGGGCAACCCGGGCGACGCCGCGTACGGCGCTCTCGTCCGTGATGCCGACACCGGCGAGATCATCGCGGAGCGCGCCGAGTCGATCGGTGTCGCGACCAACAACGTCGCCGAGTACAACGGCCTGATCGCCGGGCTCGAGCTGGTCGCCGAGCACGTACCCGAGGCCGAGGTCGAAGTACGCATGGACTCCAAGCTGGTCATCGAGCAGATGGCGGGCCGCTGGAAGGTCAAACACCCCGATTTGCGCCCGCTTGCGGTCAAGGCACAGGGTCTGGCGCCGTTCGGCACCGAGTGGACTTGGGTACCGCGGGCAGAGAACACCGCCGCCGACGCGTTGCTCAACGTCGTACTCGACGAGGTGCAAGGCAAGACCCCGGCCGAGCCGACAGCGCCCAAGCCGAAGAACCCTCTCGTCGGCTGGCGCGACGCAACCCTCGGGGAGCCGGTCACGGTCATTGCGCTGCGTCACGGCATCACCCCGAACACGCTGGAGAAGCGCTTCTGCGGATCCGGCGGCAGCGACCCCGGTCTGGTCGAGGAGGGTGAGGCGCAAGCGGCGCGCGCGGCCGCGTACCTCTCTCGTCGTGGGGGAGTCGACGCGATCGTGAGTTCGCCCCTGCGGCGTACGCGCGAGACCGCGCAGATCGTTGCCGACACTTTGGACCTCCCGGTCGGCATCGAGGACGGCTTTGCCGAGGCGGCTTTCGGCGAGTGGGACGGCCTCACGTTCGGCGAGGTCAAGGAGCGCTGGCCCGCCGAACTGGAGAAGTGGCTGTCGTCGACGGCGGTAGCACCCCGTGGCGGTGAGGCGTTCGACGCGGTGCACAAACGCGTACGCGCCGCACGCGAACGCCTCGTCGAGAAGTACGCCGGCAAGACCGTCGTGGTGGTCAGCCACGTCACGCCGATCAAGATGCTCGTACGACAGGCGCTCGACGCGCCCATGCCGGTGATCTACCGGATGGAGCTGGCGCCGGCTTCGCTCACGACGATTCAGTGGTGGCCCGACGGCACGCCGTCGTTGCGGTCGTTTTCGTACGTTCCCGAGTAG
- a CDS encoding C4-type zinc ribbon domain-containing protein, protein MQSLPELATLKELTARRDELDGRRIEAETAVSDLERAQRKADGEVEQVKARRERDEQRLGSGMITNPKDLENLQNELTALERRISTLEDDELEVMEQVETAQRDLDAVTAELSEVAAQITEAETTRDKSLEELEGKRSEVAAERDLTVKSVPDDLLTLYDRLRAQQGGVGAAALQQRRCEGCRLELNAADLREIAAEPDDAVVRCPECSRILVRTRESGL, encoded by the coding sequence ATGCAGTCCCTTCCCGAGTTGGCGACGCTGAAGGAGCTCACCGCGCGCCGCGACGAGCTCGACGGCCGCCGGATCGAGGCGGAGACGGCAGTTTCCGATCTCGAACGCGCACAGCGCAAGGCCGATGGTGAGGTCGAGCAGGTCAAGGCTCGTCGCGAGCGCGACGAGCAGCGGCTCGGGTCGGGGATGATCACCAACCCCAAGGACCTCGAGAACCTCCAGAACGAGCTCACGGCACTCGAGCGTCGTATCTCCACGCTCGAAGACGACGAGCTCGAGGTGATGGAGCAGGTGGAGACCGCTCAACGCGATCTCGATGCCGTCACCGCCGAGCTGAGCGAGGTCGCGGCGCAGATCACCGAGGCAGAGACGACGCGCGACAAATCGCTCGAGGAGCTCGAGGGCAAGCGCAGTGAAGTCGCCGCCGAGCGAGACCTGACCGTGAAGTCAGTGCCCGACGACCTCCTCACGCTCTACGACCGGCTACGTGCTCAGCAGGGCGGCGTCGGCGCGGCCGCGTTGCAGCAGAGGCGTTGCGAGGGTTGCCGTCTGGAGCTCAACGCTGCCGACCTGCGAGAGATCGCGGCCGAGCCCGACGACGCCGTCGTGCGGTGCCCCGAGTGCAGTCGAATCCTCGTTCGTACGCGCGAGTCGGGTCTGTGA
- a CDS encoding Nif3-like dinuclear metal center hexameric protein → MSTPRLADVIAVLDEQYDPRWADDWDAVGTVVGDPDELVSKVLFAVDPVAAVVDEAVDWGADLIVTHHPLLLRAVNSVAATTPKGRVVHELIRSGIALHTCHTNADAPPGGVSAAMAEVFGLHDAAPLDPDPADPLDKIVVFVPRADASSLVDALSAAGAGNIGEYDRCFFAGEGTGSFRPSALANPTIGSAGRVEEVAETRLEMILPRARRSAVLAALRSAHPYEEPAYDLFELAALPSERGSGRIGEIAEPLSLRDFAALVVDSLPATASVARVAGDPDRVVRKVALCGGAGDFLFDRARAQGADVYVTSDLRHHPVSELLEQPDAPAVIDVPHWSAEWTWLPVAARTLADRMSAQGATVETRVSRTVTDPWTMHLPWAPTDPS, encoded by the coding sequence GTGAGTACGCCCCGCCTCGCCGACGTGATCGCCGTTCTCGATGAGCAGTACGACCCACGGTGGGCCGACGATTGGGACGCCGTCGGCACCGTGGTCGGAGACCCCGACGAGCTGGTGTCGAAGGTGTTGTTCGCCGTCGACCCGGTCGCCGCCGTCGTCGACGAGGCCGTCGACTGGGGTGCCGATCTCATCGTCACGCATCACCCGCTGCTGTTGCGAGCCGTGAACTCCGTCGCGGCGACAACGCCGAAGGGTCGGGTCGTGCACGAGCTGATCCGCTCAGGAATCGCCCTGCACACCTGCCATACGAACGCCGATGCACCACCCGGTGGTGTCTCAGCCGCGATGGCCGAGGTTTTCGGACTGCACGACGCGGCGCCGCTGGATCCGGACCCGGCAGATCCGCTCGACAAGATCGTGGTGTTCGTACCCCGTGCCGATGCATCGTCGCTCGTCGATGCGCTCAGCGCGGCCGGAGCGGGCAACATCGGCGAGTACGACCGCTGCTTCTTCGCCGGCGAGGGCACGGGCTCGTTCCGCCCGAGTGCGTTGGCGAACCCGACGATCGGCTCGGCCGGTCGCGTAGAGGAGGTCGCCGAGACCCGGCTGGAGATGATCCTGCCGCGCGCACGTCGCAGCGCCGTCCTTGCTGCTCTGCGTTCGGCGCATCCGTACGAGGAGCCCGCGTACGACCTGTTCGAGCTAGCGGCATTGCCTAGTGAGCGGGGGAGCGGTCGGATCGGCGAGATTGCAGAGCCGTTGTCGTTGCGCGACTTCGCCGCATTGGTGGTCGACTCCCTGCCCGCCACCGCAAGCGTTGCGCGGGTCGCCGGTGACCCCGATCGAGTTGTACGAAAGGTCGCGCTGTGTGGCGGCGCCGGCGACTTCCTGTTCGACCGGGCACGCGCCCAGGGCGCCGACGTGTACGTCACCTCCGACCTGCGGCACCACCCGGTGAGTGAGCTGTTGGAACAACCAGACGCGCCCGCCGTGATCGACGTACCGCACTGGTCCGCGGAGTGGACCTGGCTGCCCGTTGCCGCACGTACGCTCGCCGACCGTATGTCCGCACAGGGCGCTACGGTGGAGACCCGCGTGTCGCGCACCGTCACAGATCCCTGGACGATGCACCTCCCGTGGGCACCGACCGATCCGAGTTGA
- a CDS encoding TetR/AcrR family transcriptional regulator, protein MGGEATPGQRPKRADARRNYDALVAAARDAFRTKGSDATLDEIARAAGVGIGTLYRHFPTRLVLAEVVYREAVDELAVVTKELVRDLPAWDALTAWVDEWTDVALSKRVIFAELADAVSKDSDTVSYCRNILHQCVDLVLSNAQEAGVARADIDTTDLLQLIGGVLRAPNVGTDQARRLQRVVLDGIKN, encoded by the coding sequence ATGGGTGGCGAAGCGACCCCCGGGCAGCGGCCGAAGCGGGCCGACGCGCGTCGCAACTACGACGCTTTGGTGGCCGCTGCTCGAGACGCGTTCCGTACGAAGGGCAGTGATGCCACCCTCGACGAGATCGCACGCGCGGCCGGAGTGGGCATCGGGACGCTCTACCGGCACTTCCCGACCCGACTCGTCCTCGCCGAGGTCGTCTATCGCGAAGCCGTCGACGAGCTCGCCGTCGTCACCAAGGAACTGGTTCGTGACCTACCGGCGTGGGACGCACTCACCGCCTGGGTCGATGAGTGGACCGATGTCGCCTTGAGCAAGCGGGTGATCTTCGCCGAGCTGGCCGATGCGGTGAGCAAGGACTCTGACACCGTTTCGTACTGCCGGAACATCCTGCATCAGTGCGTCGACCTCGTACTGTCGAATGCTCAGGAGGCCGGCGTCGCGCGCGCCGACATCGACACCACGGACCTACTGCAACTCATCGGCGGAGTCCTGCGCGCCCCGAACGTCGGCACCGATCAGGCGCGTCGCCTCCAGCGAGTTGTGCTCGACGGGATCAAGAACTGA